Part of the Sorghum bicolor cultivar BTx623 chromosome 1, Sorghum_bicolor_NCBIv3, whole genome shotgun sequence genome, TACTAAAGTGGAGAAATGTAAGCATGAATGGTACAAACAACTCTTACCAGAATAGAGCTGTATCCGGTGCCAACATTGAGGTATATGGTCCCAATGCAAAGTGTCACAACAATGTAGATAATAAGCCTCAACCAGTAGTATCCAAAATCCCTTGACATGTTGATGAAGGATCGCTTCGTGAGCGTGAACGCCTGCATCAGAAAGCTAGCTTGGCTCCCTCCTGAATCCAGCACTGTTCCTTTCTGTGAGGACAAACCACATGGATCCTTTCAATTCTATTGGAAATTTGGAATGGTCTAGTAGAGTTTGAATGATCATAAAGCACTGAAGAAAATCAGCAAAGTACTTACGAGCCTGGCCATCTCATCTACTTTCTGTTGTGCATTGATATAGTACTGTGAGTGCTGGTAGTAGCTGATCAGCCTCCTCATGGCTTCCGAAGTTGTGATATTCTCGAGCGGATCATCAGATCTTTCAAACTACGTAAGTGAAAAGGAGTGCAAAAATTCAGTCAAGACATGTACACCAACATGCTATAGGCTCAGCAAATACTAAGGAGGTGAATGAATTCAACTCACCCTCGTCTTCATTGACCCTTTCAGAGTGGCCTTCACCTTGTCAAAATCTGAGTTTATGCACCTGAGGAAATGATCCGATGGGTTGCGCATCGGCGGGCATGGGAAACCAGCTTGGGCGAAGAACTGCTCTCATGCACAACAGAGAATATACCAGATGATTCAGATGCCCCATTGGTGTAGCAGAAACACAGATAAAAACAAGATGAGCAATGTCATTTTGTTACCTCACAAGCCTCTGAGGCCTTCCCGAAGTAGACTGTTTTGCCCCCTGATAGAAGATAGAGGCAGTCAAACAGCAAGAAAACCTCACTGCTCGGTTGATGGACCGATGCTATGACGGTTCGGCCATCCCTTGCCAGTCCCCGCAGCGTCTCCGTCACAAAGAATGCCGAAGCACTGCAACAAATTTTTTTGGTTGCATCAGTTATCACTTCGGCAGATGGTAGGTCAATAGCTGCCAAAAGAGACGAAATAGAATCGCATACCTATCGAGACCACTAGTGGGCTCATCCAGGAAGAGCAGCCTAGGCCTCATCAGTATTTCCAAGGCGATGCTGACCCTCCTCTTCTCGCCGCCGCTGATCCCCCTCAGGTGCCAGTTGCCGACGACTGTGTCGGCACAGTCCTGAAGTCCCATCTCGACGATGGTGCCCTCAACCAAAGCCTGCTTCTCCTCCCTTGGCATATTGTCAGGGAGTCGCAGACTCGCCGAGTATGAGATGGTCTCCCTTACTGTCAGTGTGCCAATCAGGTTGTCATCTTGTGTCACATAGGCCTGAAATTGCAGAATGACAATAGTTTCCAGTGTCAGGGTGAGGACTCATTATGTGAATTGTAGGTGTTTAAACTATATCGATCAAATATTCAAAAAAACCGGGATCATCATTTTTTTACTGCTGTGAATTTATTTGTACATTCTTTTATGTAACCCAATGATTATTATAATCAAAAAACAAAATACCTCCCAGTCCCATGTCTTAACAGATCATGAGGTTTTGGTGAGCCCGGTGCTGAAGAAACCGGTGAACAACACCCAACCCGAAATCCCCTTTCCAGGAAACATAACGGCGTCTGGGTCTCCTCACCAACCAGTGAGGCATGCAGCGAGTGTTTAACTCCATCACCAAACACACACCCGAAAACAGAATGATCCATCAGAAAACAGACAGGCGACAGTAGAGTCAGATCGCCCAAATTCTGATCGGTGATGGGTGGCTACTGATCCAACCCAACCCCAGCTGCAAGGGTTTAATGTAGCCGAGCCGAGATCCTTCTATTCGACATGGCATCTTATGCTGAAAATGGGGAAGATGTGATTGCGAAGCCGCTGCCGAAAGCCGGCAAGGTTACAAAACCTGGCACGTGACTAGCTCGTGATGATCCAAGAGTGACGATTCAGTGAGTGACCAGATGTGTTGTTCAGGTTAGGCGATGCCGGAAGATCCAAAGAGAATTCAAGATGGGTTGTGGAAAGAGACAGCAAACACCCACACCATCAGGCGTGGTGACATCAACGGAAGTGGGATGTGTGTGGTGATACCGCTACCAATTAAGTAGGCAGTGCAACTTTTTGACAAATCCAATTCACTCCAAGTTCATGGGAGAGACAAATGGTCAGTTTCGATTTTTCACTGAGAAAGCGCAGAAAGGCTGTCCATTTCATTTCGTTAGATGAAAAAGTTATAGACAACATAATAATTAACTATTGCTGACGCCAAGTTACTTTCTAAAATGTGATTTATATATGTACGTAATTAAAGATTGTTCGATCTATATATCTACAAGTGTAACATGAGTCCTTGTTTTAATTAATGTATGTAAATAAACAGTAGTGACAAATTAAGGACATGCCGGCGGGCGACGTATAATACGTACCGCGGCGCCGAAGGAGAGGTTGGCCTTGCGGCCGTTGAGGAGGACGGTCCCGGAGAGGAAGGCGTTGGCGGCGAGGCGGCCGGCGAGCGCGTCGAGCAGCGTGGACTTGCCGGAGCCGGAGGGGCCCATGAGCGCGGTGATGGTGCCGGGCTCGGCGTGGCCCGTGAGCCCCCGCAGCACGGCCTGCGTGTCGCCGGTGCTGCCGAGCGCGACGGTGACGGTGAGGTCCCGCCACGCCAGGCGCGCGGACACGTCCCCGAGGAGGACCCCGCCGGCGGCCCTGTCGCGCCACAGCGTCTCGCTGAGCGGGCTCAGCACgggcgccgccaccgccgccgccgccttcgccTTCCCCGCCGAGTCCTCCAGCTCCGCCGCCACCACGGCGGCCGCTGCCTCCCTCCCCATCCCGGCCCCCTTCCCCATGCACACCTCGTCCGGTTCAGAGGCAGGCGTACGGAGCAGGAGAGGCAGCCGCGCGCGCCTTCAATCTCTTGCCCGCAAGAATGGCTACGCAGCtatcctcctcctctctctctctgtgtgtgtgtgtgtgtgtgtgtgtgtgtgttctggCAGGTTCACGCGAGAAGGGTGGCTGGACTTGCCGGGGCCGGGAGTGTCCGCGCTGCGGAGTAGAGTAGTGCGCGCGGTTGCTCTGCTcgctctgctgctgctggtggtggtggcgagTTTTATGAGCGGGAAGCAGGGGTGGATACGAGGGAGTAAATGGAGCAGCGAGTGGTTAGAGGAGACGAGTCACTCACTGAGAGACGAGACTGAGACGAGGAGACGGAGCGGAAGTTATGAAGGGCTGCCGCAGCCGCAGCACGCAGCCGGCAGCCGGCAGCCCCGCAGGGGGTTTGACCTGGGGTCAAGCGGCGCAGAAAGCACGGCGAAGCATGCGCTTAGCAGCCAAGTTGTCGGAACATAGGGTACGTGGTACGCGGTACGACATTCTCATAAACTATGGAACGTATGGGTTATATAGCTTCGTCTCGTTCCTTTAAGTTGCGGAACGCGTTCCACTTTTTAAAGGAACGTGTTTGGGACGTAGTGGTTGGCTCAGGTAGTTTTACGTGTTGTTTTGAATCAAATGAGTTTGATTCCTAGTGTGATATAATTTACTATTgtatttttgtttcatttaGGGCTGTCCAACTCCAACATTAAGACTCATTGTAGGTCTAGGCCAATGAGTCAATCACCATCTAGATTTTTCGCCGACCGCTCATGGACGGGCACGGCGCAGTATGCACACACACACCACGAAGTTCCATAGTCGTTTGGGACTGACGTTCATATGATTGCTCCTATATATGATTCGTGTTCTACCGCATTTGGGAACGATGTTCCATGATGTTCCCATTCCACGTTTCGGGACGAAGTTCCCGAAACAGGGAACGTGCCCATGTTCCCGTACCCTGGCTGCTAAGAGCATGCGAGTCTGGTGAGGGACGAGGGGCGTTTTGTGTTGGAGGCCATGAGATTGAGATGGGTGCAAAACTGCATCTGCATGAGTCACACGCACACGCGCACGTACGTTCGTCTGGTCTGGTCTGCTCTGGTCTGGTCTGGTCTGGGCGGCTGCATGCGAATTTGCGATGCACGCGCGCGTGGACAGGCCCCAACAACGGGTTGATGTTGATCAGGGGAAAGTGAGTTACCGGTACTCATCGTGTGTCACGTTGTATAGACCTGTAAATTCAAATGTTCAGTCTCAGCGAAGAGTTTAATTGCGTTATTTTCAAGGCTATCAAATTCACGTGTAAGTTGTTTTTAGTTAGCTATTAAGACCAGCCTCAGTAAAGAGTTTGATTGTGTTGTTTCTAAGATTGTCATGCCATATATAATGAAATAAAATTTGGATGAAACATCCATATACTCGATGTAAAATTTCATTCTCGTAGAATCTAATTCTAAGACTTATAGAGAGTTGGTATTGTGTCAAGAAAGTTTTATTATATCaaactcatttcttctctctcttcaatattaTCATGTCatcaaaaatatatatgtagcatgTTATTAAATGCAAATGACAATCTCAAAAAACTCCTAGTAAAACTGTCCTAAGTACTAGTATATGGGTTTAAGAATTAGGGGGGGTGCTTAGATGCTTTTTGGAATGGCAAAACTTTTAGCCCTAATCTTTTGCTACAAAAATTTTGCGCTGTTTAGATGCATGACAAAACTTTAGTTATGCAGACACAACAAAAATATGAGCTAAAATAGAAAATGTTTTAGCAAAAGCGGATAATTAAATAGCCCCTTACTCTAGGTCTAGTATGATCCAACATCACTTGTATGAGCGTGGTCAATAATAGAGTCAAATAATTCGCTATAAGTCAAGTCATAAGTGTCAAGGTATACAATAGTTGTCTCCTATTTAGCTataaaaaagttttttattATTATGTGGTACCATGTCTTACTTTTTCTTTCATATTCTTTCTCACGTACACTTTTGTTTCAACCTATAGATGCATATGCTTTCATGCTTAgcttgatgcttgtatgagagccaagttcttttctctctttttttcacttTCCTCCACATCAGTAAAAATACTGACTAGTTTGACTATGCCAGAGAGTTGGTATTCGTATTCTCACGGCAAAACAAAATGTAACATGTTGCTATACCAGAGATTATTGTGTGAGTCTATGAGACGTACAATGGCATGACGCCATCCTAGTTGCCTGGAATCTTGCAACACATCTCTTAATTAGCAACCAACACATAACGTTATTGTTCATCTTCTCCCAGTGTTCTATAGCTCTTCTTCTCTATGGCAGCAGTTTGCCATCCCCGTACGTCGTCCGCCACTTGGTGGCCAGAGGACATCCATATATTCCCCCTTTCTCTGGAACTCGTGAAAAAGGAATAGTAGCAGGGGAAATCAAGAAAGAGTAACAGAATATGTCAAATTACGTGATGCATGACGTCATACCCCTGTTCCTAGAAACCGTAGGTGGAAGATGCTGCCACGCCCTCACCCTCGAAACTTCAACCCAGTATTGAGAACATAGAAACAACAAGTTGATAACAACGGATCTAAATCTAAAAAAACAGATCCACTACATCTAATTTTATCCAAATAATTCAACTCCATGAAATTTGGATTCACCAAAGTTCTAGATGGACCAAATTCAATGATTTTATGGAGTTTTGCAAGGGGTGCTGTGAAATTTAGGAGTTTTGTGCCTCCTCCTTGAGTTGGGTGTTAAGTACACACCAATGCCACTCCAAACTGCTTGGTGAGAACATGGCATCTTTAGATACAACCATTAACTATAAGGTGAGATTGTTTCTATATTTACataatgataaactaagaattaATTGTTATCTAATATTGTTTAAATGTGCTTAGGAACAATGATAATGATTATAGAGAATGGATATGCCATAAACAAAACCAATCTCAAAGTACAAGTCCATCAAAGTTGAACTTACAGTTTGTTGGTGGCCGGACAATACTTCTTTGGGAATGCCATAACTCCATCATCAGGAGTGAGTGAGGTCCATGAGTACTTGATGAAAAGCTTATTTGATAAGATTTCAAATGGATCTGGTTTGACCTCAATATCATATCGGTAGGGCATCTAAACCATCATGACAAGTTGTTGTTGTTTCTATCAAACACTAGTACAGAGAGATACTATACCGGCGGTTCGCAACCCCTTTGTACAGGCGGATTGACGAACCGCCAGTTGCTATAggcctgtggaaataaaagtttccacaggcggttaactgagaaccgcctgtagaaaccgatttctacaggcggttcagttgtGAGATCCGCATgtggaaatcaatttctacagacggttctTTTAtgtaaaccgcctgtagaaattggattctacaggcggtggttctcataactgaaccgcctatgTAAATggtccatttacacaggcggttttcttacaATAACCGCCTGTACTGAGCCTTTTATACAGGCGTTTTTCAATTCTAACCGTACAAATTTTCAACACAGGCGCATTATAACTaaaaccgtctgtagaaatatTTTACCCCCACCGGCTTAGaacctctgtgtactagtgaaAAGTTGTGTCATCATTGTGGGTTTGATATTCATCCTTGGGACCCTGACCGTTGGAGCACACTCTAAGGAGACGGAGAACACACCAAGAAATGCCTTGAATGCCTGCCTCCTTGCCACTACTTTAGAAGGCAAGCACCGGCATCCAGGCTAAATTGGAGGCCTAATTCATTTCAAATTCAAGTCCATCTCAGACTCCATGAGCAAACTATATTAAAGTGGGCCTATACTAAAATGGACGCCTAGGTTGTATACAGACTCTGTTTTTGATGATCCACATATGGATGGAAATTTGATAAGCTAACCAATGGAAGTGGTTCCATATAACAATTCCTTCTGAAGCAATAGGAATTATCAAAACAAGAATTTGTCAGGACGTTGCGTCACCATCTTTTAGGTCGTTTGGACCTTGTAACACGTTAGGACTCCTTAGGACAAGAACAGGGGTCCTTGGATGCCCCGTATACTATATAATTAGTAGGCACCGCCTATATTGGGgtttatattttgcttagaaTAATTTGTCTTTGACAGTCATCGTCTTTCGGTTTGTGAAACCCCTCTTTGAGATCCTAATCATACATCTGCAGTTTCTTATTCTTTGAGCTGCGTACTTTTgagttcttgcttgtgttctttatTCCGTAGGCAGGGATTAGTCTTCTTGGTAAGGTCAACCGGACTGGTAACATGGCTGATAACCAGAGGAGTTATGGTAATAAGATTGCAGGGTTTGGGTCTTTTGATCTAAAGCCAGATCGGTGTATTGTGCTCTACCAAAACTATAGTTATCTCTACCTAAATGGAAGATCAAGGACCCCGTTCCCATCACTATTGTACCGATTCGATTTTTTCTGTTCTGACTATTCTTCTCTCAACAGAAGTCACGCTCCTCC contains:
- the LOC8065816 gene encoding ABC transporter G family member 11 — encoded protein: MGKGAGMGREAAAAVVAAELEDSAGKAKAAAAVAAPVLSPLSETLWRDRAAGGVLLGDVSARLAWRDLTVTVALGSTGDTQAVLRGLTGHAEPGTITALMGPSGSGKSTLLDALAGRLAANAFLSGTVLLNGRKANLSFGAAAYVTQDDNLIGTLTVRETISYSASLRLPDNMPREEKQALVEGTIVEMGLQDCADTVVGNWHLRGISGGEKRRVSIALEILMRPRLLFLDEPTSGLDSASAFFVTETLRGLARDGRTVIASVHQPSSEVFLLFDCLYLLSGGKTVYFGKASEACEFFAQAGFPCPPMRNPSDHFLRCINSDFDKVKATLKGSMKTRFERSDDPLENITTSEAMRRLISYYQHSQYYINAQQKVDEMARLKGTVLDSGGSQASFLMQAFTLTKRSFINMSRDFGYYWLRLIIYIVVTLCIGTIYLNVGTGYSSILARGACASFIFGFVTFMSIGGFPSFVEDMKVFQRERLNGHYGVLAFVISNTLSAMPFLILITFVSGTLCYFMVRLHPGFMHYLFFVLALYASVTVVESLMMAIASVIPNFLMGIIIGAGIQGIFMLVSGYFRLPHDIPKPFWRYPMSYISFHYWALQGQYQNDLKGLLFDNQDDELPKIPGEFILENVFQIDVNRSKWLDLAVLFSMIVIYRLLFFVMIKISEDVTPWVRRYIAQRRVQNRRQRKVELATRTPSLRGYVVDVASLPADHP